In Citrus sinensis cultivar Valencia sweet orange chromosome 4, DVS_A1.0, whole genome shotgun sequence, one DNA window encodes the following:
- the LOC107177572 gene encoding uncharacterized protein LOC107177572: MGFMASFGAGASKGAYGDSPFGPAPSAPDCYGPNVDAGYGTHTDAGNDDEHTPMSLYSLHGDICDDSVQIFTEAPPGVSKFGRPYRPSYIFGSPYFIPPFKRVRNVRPLPALNITDYEIDERSSVDMNPLRGLEDSRLCEEFDQWFAGNISVDRPVQQSRNFFEILMGNASMGWLGDEHIHTYYRLISEKQRRFPNALPQRVTHTDTYFWVFLKQLWNNGSCDVNSLQYGNNLSSYMDGREDLMSKPFTDVDMIFIPVNLGGDHWVLARADLRARRMRIYDLLVTFREDKTYLRKFKPLQVVFPQWLQDVGFYNIRSELQSADPWKVRIVKDVPQQSPGSGDCGVFMLMFTMYLMFGLKLDFDSSHGHYFRKKIAVDIFTGDIAL, translated from the exons ATGGGGTTTATGGCTTCGTTTGGCGCGGGTGCTTCAAAGGGCGCGTACGGTGATTCTCCGTTTGGCCCCGCGCCCTCA GCCCCAGATTGCTATGGTCCGAACGTTGATGCTGGCTATGGTACGCATACTGATGCTGGTAATGACGACGAGCACACCCCTATGTCCTTGTACAGTCTACATGGGGACATATGTGATGACAGTGTACAGATATTCACGGAGGCACCTCCCGGCGTTAGTAAGTTTGGGCGTCCGTACCGACCGTCGTATATATTTGGCAGTCCTTACTTCATTCCTCCTTTCAAGAGAGTTAGGAATGTCAGGCCTCTACCCGCACTCAACATTACGGACTatgaaattgatgaaagaTCGAGTGTGGATATGAATCCGCTTAGGGGACTAGAAGACTCAAGACTATGTGAGGAGTTTGATCAGTGGTTTGCCGGCAACATTTCCGTGGATCGGCCCGTCCAACAGTCTCgaaatttctttgaaatacTTATGGGCAATGCTTCGATGGGGTGGCTTGGTGACGAG CATATTCACACGTATTACCGCTTGATCAGCGAGAAGCAACGGCGGTTTCCAAATGCACTACCACAACGCGTCACGCATACAGATACATACTTTTGG GTGTTCCTAAAGCAATTATGGAACAATGGTAGTTGTGATGTCAATTCATTACAATATGGCAACAACTTGAGCAGCTATATGGATGGGCGGGAAGATCTCATGTCCAAACCGTTTACGGATGTCGATATG aTATTCATCCCTGTGAATTTGGGCGGCGATCATTGGGTACTAGCTCGAGCGGACCTTCGCGCGAGGAGGATGCGGATTTACGACTTGTTGGTTACCTTTCGCGAGGACAAAACATATTTGCGTAAATTCAAACCTCTTCAGGTCGTCTTCCCTCAATGGCTTCAAGATGTTGGATTCTACAACATTCGATCTGAGCTGCAGAGTGCCGACCCTTGGAAAGTAAGAATCGTTAAGGATGTGCCCCAACAATCACCTGGAAGTGGTGATTGCGGTGTATTTATGTTGATGTTTACAATGTATTTGATGTTCGGCCTAAAACTTGATTTTGATAGTAGCCACGGGCATTACTTCAGGAAGAAAATTGCTGTAGATATATTCACGGGCGATATTGCCTTGTAA
- the LOC102623760 gene encoding uncharacterized protein LOC102623760: MGKSKLALHNPPGPIKESGMMKIPYVDHFPGRITSMCKLDVVVNAIREKLTRQQLKLFKDDIFGHFLQCQSYPFSGVIVHNILLRQVSHGDGNDKDELWFQVGDHLIRLSIGEWCLVTGLCYGEKVFLTKYKTNHRLLNKYFGGRIRDINLGQFEEIFMNLRFKTMNDTDALKIAMFYFADRVLHGRKDHCQINFNLLNEVDDINHFRSIPCGRLSWETIYKSIDNVLNGKAKKFKKASAENPLHRIEKYNFYGFTSAVHAWIFEAIEGLPLEWVEKIKRKGARIVRWKPVASSNINFGEVYSYLNERLDGTIFQTLKPDVKERATNYWKSVEDYVPYLPSWVRNHQPSINAPSNTRPNEVDPDPTSPIGLEQSSVEDTGAADDHYESAHDSDDRNEPEARTKFRNDYFVGRLDKIESSIHELRSELQTGHSSINELRSELMAERREAQ, encoded by the exons ATGGGCAAATCAAAATTAGCATTGCATAACCCACCCGGACCGATTAAAGAATCGGGAATGATGAAGATACCTTATGTTGATCACTTCCCTGGGCGTATCACGAGTATGTGCAAATTAGATGTCGTTGTTAATGCCATCCGGGAAAAATTAACAAGGCAACAGTTGAAGCTATTCAAAGACgatatatttgggcatttcCTACAGTGTCAGAGCTATCCGTTTAGTGGCGTGATTGTGCACAATATATTGCTTCGGCAAGTGTCACATGGCGATGGAAATGACAAAGATGAGTTATGGTTTCAAGTTGGCGACCATTTGATACGGCTATCGATTGGAGAGTGGTGCCTAGTAACGGGACTTTGCTATGGCGAAAAAGTATTCCTGACGAAGTATAAAACAAATCATAGGTTACTTAATAAGTACTTTGGAGGCAGGATTCGCGATATAAATCTTGGCCAGTTCGAGGAAATATTTATGAACTTACGCTTCAAGACTATGAATGACACCGATGCGCTAAAAATTGCCATGTTTTACTTTGCTGATAGAGTGCTACACGGAAGAAAGGATCattgtcaaatcaatttcaatttacttAATGAGGTAGATGACATAAATCATTTTCGAAGTATTCCGTGTGGTCGTTTGTCATGGgaaacaatatataaaagcATTGATAATGTATTGAACGGCAAAgccaaaaaatttaagaaggcAAGCGCAGAAAATCCATTGCATAGAATTGAGAAATACAACTTTTACGGCTTTACGTCGGCAGTGCAT GCATGGATTTTTGAAGCGATCGAAGGACTACCATTAGAGTGGGtggagaaaattaagaggaagGGTGCTCGGATCGTGCGATGGAAGCCTGtggcttcttcaaatattAACTTCGGCGAAGTGTATTCATACCTGAACGAGCGTCTT GATGGCACCATTTTCCAAACCCTGAAACCGGATGTAAAGGAGAGAGCCACAAATTATTGGAAGAGTGTCGAGGATTACGTGCCATATTTGCCAAGTTGGGTCCGTAAT CACCAGCCTTCAATCAATGCGCCATCCAATACAAGGCCAAACGAGGTGGATCCTGACCCCACGAGCCCAATAGGACTGGAGCAGAGTTCTGTTGAGGATACCGGTGCTGCCGACGACCATTATGAATCCGCACATGATTCAGATGACAGAAATGAGCCAGAG GCAAGGACTAAGTTCCGCAATGATTATTTCGTTGGACGACTGGATAAAATAGAGTCTTCCATTCACGAGTTGAGGTCGGAACTTCAGACTGGACACAGTTCCATTAACGAACTGAGGTCAGAACTTATGGCGGAACGCAGAGAAGCACAATAA